TAGAGTTCGGTCACGCCGCGGTCAACCTGCCGGTGGTTGGCGACCGCGCCCGCGTACCCGGCGGTCAGGACGAGACACGCCGCGAGGAGCGCGGCCGACTCCCGACTCGCCAGCACGCGGCGCTCGCCCGCGAACAGGCCCCACGAGCGCTCGCTGAACCGGGCGACGAACACCAGCGCGGCCACGCAGTTCAGCAGGGCCAGCACGAAGATGGTCGGCACGAGTCCGAGCGCGGGGTAGAGAACCTTCGCGTAGACGACGGCCCCAAACAGGCCGCCCACGTAGTCCATCGCCAGCACGACCGAGAGACCGCTCCGGTCGCCCGGCGTGCGCTCGACGCTCCAGAACCGTCCGAGGACGCCCAGCGCGGCCCCGTAGAGGCGGCCGAACCCGCGCGTGACCGCGGTCGGGAGGACGCGCCCCGACTCGTCGGTCCGTTCGACCATCCGGGTCAGCAAGGGGAGTTCAGAAGCCCGAGAGGAACCCGACCGCGATGGCGGGGAGTCGCGCGGCGACCCACACGGCTTCTGCAGGCACGGCCTTCGGAATCGTCACGCTGTTGAGACCGACGACGAGCATGAACCCCGCGGGCGCGACTGCGGCCAGATACACCTCGGTCCGGAAGAAGTTCGAGGGCGCGTCGGCCTGCAAGTCGTCGGACATCGCCGACCCGACGCCGAGACTGAAGAAGTACAGACCGACCGTGATGACGTACTGGGTGACGGTGCCGCCGTACATCACGGTCAGCAACTCCGAGTAGACGAACTCGTAGGCGAAGCTACAGAACGACACGACGTACGTGATTGCCAGCAGGGTCAGCGTCTTGGTCCGCGTGGAGACGTTCGGCATAGGTCAGGGAGTCGGGGAAGGCGGCGGAGTCTTCGCGTCGGAAACACCCGCGAACTGGACGGAGTTAAATCCGTGGGGAAACTTTCCACTGCTTCTCGACTTCGTACCCGGCGTCGGTCCCGAGACCCTCGTCCACTTTCAGGTCCACGCACTCCCACTCGAAGTCGTGGTTGTTCGGCCCGCCGACGAGTTCCGCGCCGACGCGGTACCAGCCGTCCCGTCGAATCTCGCAGGTCTCGGTCCCGTCGGGGTCGCTCACGCGGCAGTCCCACGGCACCGGTCCCGCGCCGGGCGCGTCGTCCTCCATCTCGAAGTCACTCCCGAGGTAAGCCACCCCGAGCGTCGCGGCGGTGACGCTGTACCTCGACACGTCGTCGTCGTGGTCGTCGTACCAGTCGTCGGCGTACGCGCCGCCGTGCCACCACGCGCGTCCGTGGCCGGTCTTGGGGGCGCTACTGTAGCCACCGTCCGCGCGGCCGGTGGCACCGCGGCCGCCGCTCCCGCCTTTGCCCTTCGCGCGGGCGCTCCCGACGGGGCTGAAGCCGCCGACTTCGTTGGGGTCGGCGAGCGCGCTCTGGCCGTCGGAGTCGTACCGGGACACGACCCACGTGTTCTCTTCGAGGTCGATTTGGAGTTTTCCGTTCTCGGTCTCGATGTTCCGGAAGACGTTCGACTTTCGCGGCGGTGGGGAGCTACTGCCGCTGGAACAGCCTGCGAGCGCGGAGGCGGCCACGAGGCCGGTACCAGCGATAAATTCGCGGCGTCGCATGGCCACATTCTTCGTATGAATCCTATAAATGCTTATTGAAAAATTCTCGGCGAGCGACCGAAACGCGAGGGATTTCCGAAGAGGAGGACTCGACTCGACAGAACGGTTCGTCGGTCGCACGGCCACCGCGCAGTCGTCGCGGTCGCCACAATCACGCGGCCGTCGCCGACGAGTCGGCGACGGCCGCGACCGATTAGAGACTGATATACAATTCTATAAAATGGATATAGATACTGTAGAGAAAGAAGAACACGTCTCCACCGAAGGTAAATCGTTCTCTGACGCCGCGTCTACGTCATCGCGTCCGCGGACACGTCGGGGTTCTCGCGGAAGAACCGAACCAGCGCGTCGGCGTACTCCTCGAACGCCGGGCACGCGACCCCGCTCCCGTGCAGGTCCCGAATCGCGTTCGCGCAGGTGTAACTCGTCGGGTGGACGAAGTAGTCCAGAACCGCCGGTTCGACCCCGAGCGCGTCGGCTGTCCCGGAATCGCGTCGAGCGAGCGCCGGGCGAGACTCGCGCCGCCCGGCACGGGCACCCGGAGAATCCGGGTGCCCGTCGCCGCCGCGAACGTCCGGACCATCCCCGCGACGGTGGGCGGGTTCGGGTCACAGAGCTGATACACCTCGCCCGCGGAGTCGTCGCGGGCGCTCAGGTTGGCTATCGCCTCGACTACGAAGTCGCGGGGCACGACGTTGACTTCGTAGTCGCGGGGGTCCCCGAACGTTGGCACCGCGGCGACGTTCGCGCCCGGCAGGAGCGCCGACTGCCGCCCGAGCAGTTCCAGCAGGTAGTACGGCCCGTCGTACTTCTGAGTCTCGCCCGTCTCGCTGTCGCCGACGGTGATTGCTGGCCGGTAAATCGTCGCCGGGAGACCGTCGTCCATCCGGCGCTGGACCTCGACCTCCGCGAGAAACTTGGTCTCCTCGTAGTGGTTGTTGAAGGTCTGTCCCACGTCGAGGTCACGGTGGGTAAACACGCCGTCGTGCCGCCCGCTGACGTAGCAGGTGCTGACGTACTGGAACCGCCGGAGGGCCGGACACCCCGCCGCGAAGTCCAGCACGTTGCGGGTCCCCTCGACGTTGACCGCCATCCCCACCTCGCGGGCGACTCCGAGGTCGT
Above is a genomic segment from Halorussus caseinilyticus containing:
- a CDS encoding SDR family oxidoreductase, producing MAESVFLTGFPGFLGSELVARLLDRYPEDVPVRCLVQSKYRDLAERRAAEIEGRKRDGERNRERDPRDGADESAPSRVELYEGDVTESDLGLGDDYADLQADAVEVYHLAAVYDLGVAREVGMAVNVEGTRNVLDFAAGCPALRRFQYVSTCYVSGRHDGVFTHRDLDVGQTFNNHYEETKFLAEVEVQRRMDDGLPATIYRPAITVGDSETGETQKYDGPYYLLELLGRQSALLPGANVAAVPTFGDPRDYEVNVVPRDFVVEAIANLSARDDSAGEVYQLCDPNPPTVAGMVRTFAAATGTRILRVPVPGGASLARRSLDAIPGQPTRSGSNRRFWTTSSTRRVTPARTRFGTCTGAGSRARRSRSTPTRWFGSSARTPTCPRTR